The stretch of DNA ACGACGCCCGAAGTCACACCGTCAGACTTCAGTTCGTCTGCATAAAGATGAACTGCCGCACACCACTGCGGCCCGGAAAACCTGACGCACCACCGTAGGGTTTTGTGTGAGTGAACCTTGTCCACCAACCGATATACTACAGTGGTACTGAGAGTTATTCAAGAGAATACCAGAGATGTTGGCTCTGTTGAAATCCTTAGTGAGTCACAGGTTCAGTCGGTAGTTTGAGTAGGTGCAGACTCTCCCAAAGTCTCGGTTGCTCCGATTTGTCGAGGAAGCATTTCACCTTGCCCAGCGAGCAGTCTCACGATATTCCTCAAAGTACTCGAAACAACGTTACACGCTTCATCAGCACGTTGTTCTGCTCTGTCTCAAAGTTCGGAAGAACACGACCTATCGAACATTCCTCGACGAACTCATCGAAATGCCTCGTATTCGAAACGCGATCAACCTCACTGAACTTCCTGTCCCATCAACGCTGTGCAAAGCGTTCGACCGACTCAATATGGCAGTCTGGCGGGTGCTTCTCAACCTCTCTGTGTCACTACTTCCAACTAACGGTGTCGCAGGTATCGACGCGTCAGGCTTCGACCGCAGTCACGCCTCGAAGCACTACACGAAACGAGTGAAGTTAAGGATTCAGCAGCTGAAAGTCACGCTCTTGGTCGATACCAGAGGAACGCGATTCTTGACCTCCACATTACAACGACCCGAAAACACGATACGCAGATCGCGCCATCGCTCATCAACCGCAACGCAGCTGAAGTCGAAGTTCTGCTTGGAGATAAAGGATACGACGACCAGCAGGTTTGAGCAATAGCACGCGAGAGCGAGATTCGCCCACTCACCAAACACCGTGAGTTCTCCTCACTGCAGAAAGCGTGGAACGCTCGGTTGGATACCGACCTCTATGGCCAACGGAGCCAGAGCGAAACGGTGAACTCTCGACTCAAGCGGAAATACGGTGCGTTCGTTCGTTCACGACGCTGGTGGAAGCAGTTTCGTGAACTCGCCCTTGCGTGTATCGTCCATAATCTTGATCAAACACTTTAATCACCAATACAAATTATTAGATGTTATATAATAAATGGGATTGTATATCTTATGTGATTCATCCACCGTTTGAGAAGGATGCACAATAGAGACCACATAGAACTGAGAACATTCCCAACCGATAGTATCTGAGTCCATCTCCTTCAAATATTCCTAATGCTATTGAAACAGCACCCAGTAGTAGAAATACAATTCCTACAGACGTTCTATTTGTGGCGTTCATAGATACCATTTTCGTGGACTTATAGTTATATTACCTTGTTAAACTCCCTTGGAGACCCTCACTTACTTGCATACTTGACACTTTAGCCAATTCATTCAAGAAGACCGAGGAGAGTGGTTTGCTGAATGTCGTCATAGAAGGATTTCAACAGAGCCGTCTATTCGGCTCTGTTGAAATCCTGAGAACATGATAGGTCTTCCACCCTGTGCGGCAGGTACAGGAGAACCGATTACCGCAGCAACCGCCGCTATTCTCGTTAGCTATCAAGGCAGCTCCAGTAACATATAAGTAAACTATTTTGACATAGTATTTCACCGGTAAATATGCTCTTTCGTCGATTATACCCTCGAGACTTCGACACTACCGTGTTCGAAGATGTCGATGAGTCGTATAGTTATCACCTTCGATCTTCGGTATGGCCGAACACGCCTGTAAGTCCAGGATCGAGACCGGATGCCGAATAGACGGTGACCAGATCGCCAGCTTCGATCCGTGTACTCCCCCGGGGTGTGGTCGGCGGGTCTTCTCTCTCGTGGCCAATTGCGACAATAAGGACATCATCGGGGAGAAGATCCTCGTCCGCTGCCTCGATGAGTGTCTTCCCGTCGATCGGCGCATTCCTGGTGACCTTGATCTCGAATACCTCTGCTTGTTCCCCGATCCGCATGTAATCGACGATCGCCGGGCGGGCAACTGCGCGGTAGAGGTGCTCAGCAATGAGTTCTTGTGGGTTTTCCATCGTATTAATGCCGATCTGGGAGAACACGTTCATATGCTCAGGATCGTGAACGACCGAGACGATATTCGGAACATTGTGTTCCTGCGCCAGCAGGCATACCATGATGTTAATCGGATCTCGGTCGGTCGTACTGATCAGGGCATCCGCCCGCTCAATTCCGGCATCCATAAGCGCGTTGTGATCTGTCGCATCGTCATTAAGCACCAAACAGTCGTACTCACCAGCAACTCGGTCCGCCCGTTTGGGATCGTTCTCAATGACGACGACCTCATTTCCAGACTGGGTTGCGATATCAATAAGAGGCATCCCAATATCGCCCGCACCAACGATGACAATATACATTTACGTCGTTGTTCTTGCGTGAGTGTTGAAAACATATCGCTTTCGTGGTTTTAATTTCAAGAGGGATACTAGGCTATGCCGCTCAACAGCTCCATCAATGAGAAGAGGCGAACGACAAAAGGAGTATGCTGGACTTAGTCCTATAGCCGTTTCCGACGGCTTTGTTGCTTCAAGCGCGTTTTGGATTCCGCGAGAATCCGTTCGATCGCCCAGAAAACCCACAAGAAAACGATCACCATGAAGACGACCATCTCAATCCGGATCACTGCCCCGTATCGAATGGCGAGGACAAGAGCCATGATCGTCACTGCCGTCATGACGACGCCGAACACGTCATAGAATGAGTGAGGATGACGAACACTTGGTAATCGAATATTCATATGCTATATACACACGGCTCGCATATAGATTCTTGTCACAGCATTCCGAACGGAATGTCATCTTCTGAAATACCTTCGTTCTGTGGTAC from Natronorubrum halophilum encodes:
- a CDS encoding potassium channel family protein codes for the protein MYIVIVGAGDIGMPLIDIATQSGNEVVVIENDPKRADRVAGEYDCLVLNDDATDHNALMDAGIERADALISTTDRDPINIMVCLLAQEHNVPNIVSVVHDPEHMNVFSQIGINTMENPQELIAEHLYRAVARPAIVDYMRIGEQAEVFEIKVTRNAPIDGKTLIEAADEDLLPDDVLIVAIGHEREDPPTTPRGSTRIEAGDLVTVYSASGLDPGLTGVFGHTEDRR